The window tactcgatggtcccaggatatacgagcaatatttcgaagacacctatgatcaaatactagtaacctacggatatcctctactcttaccggccatgtttcactgccataaagtaggaccgaacgaactgctgtgcagtaaacacgtcctttgttgatagacggatatctcgcctacgccataaatgacgcaagttgatAAAAGCTAGTccagccttctgtatccgtgctgagatttcgtcacacaccagaccacaaggactGATAAagcttccaagataagtgaagcgatcgacacgctcaattacttcactccctatcattagttcgggtgtcgatgcaacccaatcctgaagcaacattttacatttcgaaggagagaatcgcatcctgaacatgcttgcattgttgcttagagtggtcataagactctgcattttgtcggcgtcttcaccaaataaaactatgtcatctgcatattctaagtcaacaagtgagtttcctggtagaagttcaacccctggaaatttagatgaggaaagtgttatctctaaaagtacgtcgacgacaaagttgaacaagaatggagagagtggacagccctgacgaacaccacgtgagataatcaattctgatgacagttcgccataagctctcattcgaccagttgtgttcgagtagagagcctttacaaggttaatgtacttctttggtactcctttcagtgacaaacactgccataggaccttacgatcgacagagtcgaatgccaccttaaggtcgagaaatactacgattgtggggcgtctgaacgtgtgtctgtgttctagaacctgacgtagtgtgaatatgtggtctatataACCACGTCCAGGttgaaaaccagcctgattttctctagtctgttcttcacgagctttggttaggcgtcgaagtattattgaagctaatattttagacactatatttgtcaaactgattcctctgtgattgtcacaagaggacttttgtcctttcttatagactggcataatcagtgattgagaccagtcagatgggattacgtccagttcccaaattctacctaagaccccagttaatctcactgctaatactgaaccaccatccttaaaaatctcaggagtaaacctgtcagggcctgctgctctccctcgcttcagatttcctatggctttttcaacttcgtaaagagacggaggacttacattaacttgccattcaggttgactggagatcatgggaaaccgaagtgtgactgaaggccagttgaactgatccctaaagtgttctgcccatcgatccaatctcctggattgagaatgtataatatgtccatctttctctgagtgtttcgctaacagtcggtttcctaataccggtttcattgacaagtctgaacaattgtctgctattacctattgccgctgccttttccatctctcttgctttcgctacccaccgctgctcacgatcattgcgtaggttTCTTATCAGCATGTGCTTAAGCTTATTCCGCTCTTCgtcatgttcagagccaggtggaatgagtttccgagcatctatcagtgcgatagatgctgctgagatccagtgtttctccgtaaccttgtggtttaccttactggcagatatcactgctatttccacagcttttcggatatcattccatgctgcctcggggtgggcatcacatacatggctgcctaactgttttcctagttgttcctgaaatatactcttagtagagccctaagaggtttacttgcagcgtctttcctacgtccagtaagacgcaggcaaatgcacgctcgtactagagcatgatctgaatctaagcatgtgctccagaatgagcgacagtcttctatcgagcccctccatcggtggctgatagcgatgtgatctatttgggtccaacgttgggacgaattagggggtcgccatgttaaaagatgtttttccatatgcttaaagttagtatttgcaaggaacaggcggttatctgggCATAGCTgtaacagacggtcgccattatctgttctttgagtcaCGACACCATAATATCCAcgcaggtgtctttccctatcgcttagtttacctacttgagtaTTAAAGTCACtggccattattactacatccgagagcctagcttttcggagaaggtcggagagctttctgtaaaattcatcttttacatcatctgagctgcagtcagtgggagaatagacagagacgacgaagaggcaatgacgagtgtccctatcttttcggatccttactgttccgtttagtcgtacagcgcacaaacgactgtctactgggatccagtctgagagagctagttctgccctagaactcaatgctatacctacgtcGGCGAGGCCACGAGAAGCAGAatctgggcttccagatacacgaagtgtggatcgagtcggttctttattttggcatggtgaggtcaagtgaatgacgctactcggatcctgtatgcgtgtttgggagacgcagcacacatcgatggcgcgagattctaaagtcctaactaaggaagcctgttgtcctatttggcacagtgttcggacgttataaGCTCCAACATGAAGTTTgtagcgtggtttcaggagaccaggaataacgttccgcgtactcgaatcgtttgccctagcgatgcgaggtgataaagaaacgtgaggagggttagtcatggagataagaaaGGTattaggtgtaggaaggatttggatgtgaccaacttggtgtCGTGTggtgttacgggtatgagggctgatgtcacttcccggctgcccacaccgtggaagggtatttcttgaggaacctgaaaaggaaactggattagtgttggtcttaacgacctgggagcgtgaccgcagagcccaagggacaactgcttgaggccggttgcgcacggccttttcgtgaaagatttttgacgtgttagctccgttcttcatagggccttactgccggagacggaaatcagtgaggtgtgacatttttagggtctaCCTTTTCTAGCcacacccctccttgtgggaaggcagcatcgctgcagatgctggttgtctgagggaaacccctcactgctgtcacacccctctacagtcagcagtacgacttcgccctcagaccttgggttgctgcttttagtcttaccgttctccaatcgacctgcctggcatgatagaacctacaggaacatatgttccagccaatatagctcggttgggtcatcacgataggcaagcccgaccaccgcgtcaaggtagcagctttgGTCGGGTTATAtcaatattacttttattactaACTATATTAGTCATAAGATAACTGAAAACAATTAAGGGCACGGAGGgttcatctaggggagttggaaaaccctgattccaaaccaatggtacataTGGGTTCCAGATTCCTGAAAGCACATGGCATATGAACTCAttgttgctccactaccttgtggattagaccttcaggtcaaaggctcgaggtgtggccccttaagaaaaccacctactttggttttggcacccgagcagtatcacatccctcacacaaatcaataacTACTACTGGCGTATATGATGCCCCTTCGtaccaatatttttgtgttcaaatgataaacaaatgaatatatcaTATACAACACTAGATAATTCATTTACACAAATGTGATCAGTTAGCTAAACGTTGTTAGCGATTTGGAAGTCGGAGCGAAATTTCCTTTCAGGTGGTATATAGAGACATTACTCTTTAGGTGTTGGGGTGTAGGATGTTTTAACCATTCGTTCAAGTTTAGGAATACTGAAATTAGAAGCAAAATTCTTCAAATTATACCTCCTTTATTTCAAATTACTTTCAGATAATCAGCCCATAACGACTAAAAGTGGCTTAAACCCAACGAATATCCAGATGTCAAGTCAGATAGAACTTTTCCTACATAGCCTAGGTGACTATGTTTTACTGACTCTTCAGATAGAAAGAAATGAATATTGTCAATGACCATTGTACAATACTGACCGATAGGATATTTAATAGCACCTACATAGTAAGACATCATAATCTGGGTATAATCTCTCTCAAACACGGACTGTTTCTTACCAAGCTTTTTTAGAGTAATCACGGCTATGTCAATATGTAAAAAGAGAATACTCAACTTTAGACATCAATAGGAATAAAATTAGAAACAAACCTGGACAATTTCACAATGAATAAGGTCTGAGACCTTTTCGGTGGAGTAATTACGAGAAGTGAGACGGGGATAGAGAACGGTGTTGTCCGTTCGCAACACAAACACGGCATCAAACCATCGTTCGGGAAAGAATTCACAGGAATGATAGTCAACAATCTACAAGGGAGTAAATGTGATAAAAAACAGCCACACCTGACCACCCGATGACATAGCATCTTCTAATTCATCCAGGATTCTGTCCTCATCCAGGATATGACACTGATTAGCTTCATCATATCCATCATATAGTTCTTCTTCCTTGGCAACGTCATTGATGCTGATATAATTAAGTGAACTACGTCTAGATACTTCTTTAGAGATAGTTGTTTTACCGGTGCCAGGTGTGCCCGTTATTAGAATGTTTGGTAAAGTTGCAGTGGACATTTTATAGATAAAAATGTAGAATGTACTATTAAAGAAGGTCCAAACGTGTTCGAAGAAGATTCTCTTGATCGGACAGACGGTCAATGATACAAGTAAGCTGAATGACCTTATTAGATGTTGAAGATATAACAGAATCCTGATTGATGGTGTGGCTGATAGCGGAAGATAGAAGTTCAGAAGAATGTGaagtttttataatattttgaataagaTTTTGTATAGCTGAGACTGATTTTAGAGTTTTGTTTTGTAGTTGCGAAGCGGCTTTTTCGTTCCAATTGCTTTTGTTGGACATCAAATTTACGAGTGAATTATGGAACTCAGTTCATAAAAATGAGCCTCATATAACTGGGAAACAAAGTTACACCAAACTATAACATGAATTAAAGAACAGTAAACTGCCAGTAGtttcaagtttctttaaatGTATCACCATGAAACGTTCATCTTATAGTGAAATCAAAGCCTACTACTTATTTACTAACGTTCATAAGGGATTTTAAAAAAGTATACTATATATTACTATGACTAGTGATCGTTAACCAAAGATAATTCGACAAAAATAAAACATGTGCATAGTAGAAATAGTTTTTGGGAACCAGTAATGGTTTTGGTTGACCCTAATTGTTAGCAACACTTACGGTTACCTGAACTGTTAATGATTGCAAGATGGAACTTATTGGCTGCTTACGGAAACACCCGAAGAACAAATAGGGCTCGAATAATAACACCCCGGAGCCTAAGGAATATATACTTAAAGTTGGTCACATGCAACTTTTCTGGTGGTAGTTGGAGGGCTTCATCTATTAATTGATATAACATTGTGATAGTTTGGAGTCAAAACAACAGGTCAGAAGCATTCATCCTTTAACTCGCTTTAAATCCTAAGTTTCGAAATTACTTCACACTTTTTAATTGATAGAATCATTCACTCTTCCCGGATCATCTTTTCTACTACCAATCATACTACTATTTTTACTACTTTGGTACGCATTCTGATAATTGAACCTCGGTGATTTGGTGCGGCGTTGGGCCGACGTACATAGTGCCGAGTTCTATTTATAACCAACTGATTAACTACTGACTACGACTACACATACAACTTCCCTTAAAAAAATCATTGCACAATTGCTTTGGCTTAGGTGTGGCACGCAATATTTGCGTTAAGAATTACGAAAATGAAATGATCACCGTAATCTGAGTTAAATGATCATCAGAGAACACAACACCCTTGAAGTCCTAAATGAGCTTAAAGCAAATCAATAAGATCAGTGAAATTGATTCCAGGCTACAGAAGGGCCTTGAACTTTTCATTGTAAAACCATGAGTTATGCTTTCAACTTGTCTGCACACCGGAAAAGACTAAAATGCGACTAAAGAAACGTTATGTTAAAACCTATCTTTGAAGCAGCAATAAGCATGGTCCTGAAAACTGCCGTTTTGTAAGTTTAACTACGAAACTGTCAATATTTTGGAGGTATTCACAAAACGttcaagtatatacatggaaaCCCGATACATTTTGGGAACCTGTATAGTCTAAAGACAGAATACTCATGACTTACCAGTATTCTGGTGGCTCGGTGCAGTTAGTAACCTACGAGACCATATAATatagtttttattaattttagcAAGATCCTCATCAGTCTCATATACCTGATTCCTGTCTAAGTTATGTGACGTACGGATCAATGTCAATCTACTTCTGTGGATAAATAATCTTCTAGTTGAACTCCCATAGAGAGAACGGACTAATTTCAATATATCTAATAAGAGGTTATCGGTAGAGCTTCCcaggtcagtcagtcattaaAATACGCTCTGGTAAGAATGTAAAATCGATCCAAACTGTCAGACTCATATCACAACAGCAAGAGGAGACTTGTACTATGCGAAGTAAAAGAAAGGAGTCCTTTACAACTCAGATAGAGGAAATGGGGGAATGAATAATTGGGGAAGATATGACTAACACAGCTGTGTCAATTAAAACTATTTAGAGTTCAGTATTGGGAATAGTGCAATTTCTACCAATTAGAACTGGGATATGTGAATACATATAAGTATATTCAGTCAGGGGCCAGGAACGAAGCTGTGACGTGTTGAGACATCTTTTACAAACCGTGTTATCACTTACGAGAACTCACACAGTGCTTTGATGAAACAGTAAACCCAGTGAATGCTTTTGAGACTAGAATTCATCTTCTGAGAACATGGAATTGATCTCTTGCACTGACAGACAGCTAGCCTTTATTTCCATAACTTAATGGTGATGACCCATGGATTTCAAGTTTATGCAACGCATGCTTGGGATGTACATTGATTAATATTCACTTATATTACCAAACTTAATCGGTGCGATCTTTTCGAAAATCAATGTTGCCATCTGATAACAATTTTTTGCTGGATTTAgcattttatcattaaatggcCAGAAATACCGCTTTTGGCCCTATTATGGCGGCTCATAAGTCGTACAATAAATTCAAATTCCATGATTTTAGGGTCTTCCAAAAAGTCCAATGACAGTTTGCAGTTGTCCCCAAATTTTGGGAGGTTTTGAGCCATTTCCCCGAAATTGGGAGATTAGGAATCAACCCAATTTGGCCagttttggggaagccgctgtAGAAActtttggggaaatggcaccAAAACCAATTTTGGGTTTTTCCCCAACATTCCCCCCAACATGGGAGACTGGGTTGATTACAGAATGATATATCACTTTACGTTTCTGGTCTTAACAGCCTTCAATAAATTTGCAACTGATGATAGGGTATTTCTGTCAACCATCATAACTTCCCAGACTTATTGTTGAACGTAATGTACACCTAGGAGTTTGCGAAGTTGATGTCTGATCATGCGATACAGATTGGCAGCAGCTCAAATGAAAATACCTCTATGTTACAAGGAATGAGAATGAAGCCATACAAAAGTAAACGGCTTGGTAAGAAATAAAACATCACCAAAAAGGAATTACGACAAACGACCTACTATGCGAAATAACGTGGGATACAGTAACGAGAAATGTAAACTACCGCCAAATTCTTCATCATCAGGTATCGGGGGAGAAGTGTCTTTTATTTATTCACAGGGCTTTTAGTGTCCTGATGGTGCAGTTTATTTCCGGATTTATTAACATGTTCTGATTAAATGTTTATCTTTTACGTACCTAAAAGTTTACAGCTCATTGCAGAAGTAGACTTTTAGGACCTTATGGACATGTTCTCTCAAAATATCAGTATTAGGCAGAGGAAGTATAGGAAATTTGGGCGGCGGTTAACTACAAtggaatacatatatataattgtcCACAATTTCTTCAATGTTGTACCACCCAGCGGATTCATGCGTCAATGTTGTGGCGGCAAATAAATAGTTCTGAGGCCTTCCACATTGGTACTGACCTCATTGGTTCTACTGAAAACACCCTAGATGAAGGCGATCGGTCAGGCATTGGCACCAAATTAAGAGTGGGTTCGCCGTGCCACGTGTCCCTTGCAACTACTAGGCAGCTTAGATCAAATACTTTTCAACACATCAATGACCTTCCGAATATATCTTTGAACCCATCTATTTTTTACCTGTAACTCAACTGGGCTGATATCCTTTGATTATGAAGGTGTTACGGACAAAGGTTTTGTGAAACCTCAAACATGTGTGGCATTTTTAATGAATGGTCCTCCACAATTTCTACAATCTCTGTAACCCGTAATAGAGAGAGGTCTTCAATGCTGAATATTTTTCTGCTGGCCTACGGATTTTTTTGAGATATTTGGGGGTTTAATTTGATTATACTTTATCATTTGTGTTTTACCAATCTTAGGGATATGGTTATAGGCTTTTACGTGCtatttgtacgaactaatgattaatgtcactaagccctagccaaatcatccggcagttgggtcattgaatattGAGCAAGGTCAGGGGCAAACAACGTgtatcagttaatcgtatgccatggactggctcatgcggcagtggtctcactttcgcttgtatctactttaactaatatatttctaatattaacgtcctctgtgttgtacagtcttcaaagcatctatggtacatTGATAcatcaatggggtagtccatgTAAAgcgctgaccacgaggtgtgacttcgacgttagctagtttgtcacatcATTCACACCTAACTCTAGTAGGCCTCCAAtaatttcgacatagatcatctacgttggtgatctataGTACCTAATTTCCCTCTGATTACGAATTCAAAGTATAATACGTTCATCTGTGCTTAGCTAACTCTACCTGCCTTAAATTGCGTTACCTCGGGGATTTTCAGGTAgtacataaatttaaatgtttctGATCACCATTCTGGCATTGCGATGGAGTCAAATATTTGGCAGTTGCATCTTGATTCCATTGTGGATGACtctgaagattatatggaaatgTTCGAATTCTGGTACATGACTTGAAAAGACGTTAAGTATGATGAATTCACAGCTTATTTCCTGACGTTCATTGGCAAGGAATCGTATGACCTTGTGGAGATAGGcctgacaaccttattttgtaaatagttttcaatgttatttgtatttattttgtcaaccttccactgtatgtatatttaacattaaatgactgtaactgttgttttagtaaatgaccttcaacacactttccgttgtgattctaacatagcgtgacatattcttgCTGGCTaataaatacattactactcacacatccctcgttctattttcgttTGTGGTTGAGTTAgctgaagtctaaatcaaatattatcattatttatagactgtaattggaacATATCACATTCTGCGTGGGATTATATCACTAGAGAGTTCGCCAACCTGCTCAGAATCACCaagtatttataattgtggatttacattaccggacccaatcagaacacgcaacgtttggtaACGTCCCAAATTTttgttgtatttgtaacaattaactgtatataataatattactattgatctttcgtaactttgtttatacttttcgcgttcatatctgtctggtccaccacaaccTGATAAAGTATTTGCTTAGTCATACGCAGTGTGATAGTTTTGAATGCGGAAATCAAAATTTCATGAAATGTTGCGACAAAACAATCAGAAATTCAAACTTTATGCTCGAACTACAGAAATAGGCCGACAAGCGCAATTTCGGGGACCAATTGGAAACCTAACTTAGTGATCGGTTGGCTATTGGGGCAAATATTcctaatttagaaaaataattgaTTCAGAAACCCAAAAGTT of the Schistosoma haematobium chromosome 4, whole genome shotgun sequence genome contains:
- the TAF9_1 gene encoding Transcription initiation factor TFIID subunit 9 (EggNog:ENOG410VF4K~COG:F), with the protein product MSTATLPNILITGTPGTGKTTISKEVSRRSSLNYISINDVAKEEELYDGYDEANQCHILDEDRILDELEDAMSSGGQIVDYHSCEFFPERWFDAVFVLRTDNTVLYPRLTSRNYSTEKVSDLIHCEIVQVILDEARESYSTDKVHELINNTPEDLERNISQICEWIKQWHIESS
- the TAF9_1 gene encoding Transcription initiation factor TFIID subunit 9, variant 3 (EggNog:ENOG410VF4K~COG:F); its protein translation is MSNKSNWNEKAASQLQNKTLKSVSAIQNLIQNIIKTSHSSELLSSAISHTINQDSVISSTSNKVIQLTCIIDRLTFYIFIYKMSTATLPNILITGTPGTGKTTISKEVSRRSSLNYISINDVAKEEELYDGYDEANQCHILDEDRILDELEDAMSSGGQIVDYHSCEFFPERWFDAVFVLRTDNTVLYPRLTSRNYSTEKVSDLIHCEIVQVILDEARESYSTDKVHELINNTPEDLERNISQICEWIKQWHIESS
- the TAF9_1 gene encoding Transcription initiation factor TFIID subunit 9, variant 2 (EggNog:ENOG410VF4K~COG:F), with the protein product MSTATLPNILITGTPGTGKTTISKEVSRRSSLNYISINDVAKEEELYDGYDEANQCHILDEDRILDELEDAMSSGGQIVDYHSCEFFPERWFDAVFVLRTDNTVLYPRLTSRNYSTEKVSDLIHCEIVQVCF